A stretch of the Streptomyces sp. WMMB303 genome encodes the following:
- a CDS encoding LLM class flavin-dependent oxidoreductase has product MQVGAFVLGAQFPGQQESEALDRAVSVAEAAERGGLDHVWLAEHHFVSYGVCPSAVTLAALLLGRTRRIGVGTAVSVLPNAHPVALGEQTALLHLLTEGRFTLGVGRGGPWVDLEVFGGGTRAFEEGFPEALDLLLRWLREPRVGADGERYRFREVAVVPRPDPAGPPGPGAGGGPGVVVACTSPGTVRLAAERLLPMLLGMHCGDADKADMTRLWRTAALEAGHPPEAVAATARQHVSAGVVQVGDSHEEARQALTKAMPGWLQEGLGQHVTVDGRPRSMRDPLAYTELLCELHAVGSPRLCADRLAATAERTGIERFALLVEGTGERDGTLRNVQRLAEEVRPLLA; this is encoded by the coding sequence ATGCAGGTTGGAGCTTTCGTCCTGGGCGCGCAGTTCCCGGGCCAGCAGGAGAGCGAGGCGCTGGACCGGGCCGTGAGCGTCGCGGAGGCCGCCGAGCGGGGCGGTCTGGACCACGTCTGGCTCGCCGAGCACCATTTCGTGTCCTACGGGGTATGCCCCTCGGCGGTGACGCTCGCGGCACTGCTGTTGGGGCGCACCCGGCGGATCGGCGTCGGCACCGCGGTCAGCGTGCTGCCCAACGCGCACCCGGTCGCGCTCGGTGAGCAGACCGCGCTGCTGCATCTGCTCACCGAGGGACGCTTCACGCTCGGAGTCGGGCGCGGTGGGCCGTGGGTGGATCTGGAGGTCTTCGGCGGCGGGACCCGCGCGTTCGAAGAGGGCTTCCCGGAGGCGCTGGACCTGCTGCTGCGCTGGCTGCGCGAGCCGCGGGTGGGCGCGGACGGCGAGCGCTACCGCTTCCGCGAGGTGGCCGTGGTGCCGCGCCCGGATCCGGCCGGGCCCCCCGGTCCCGGTGCGGGTGGCGGGCCCGGCGTGGTCGTCGCCTGCACCTCGCCGGGAACCGTCCGGCTGGCCGCGGAACGGCTGCTGCCGATGCTGCTGGGCATGCACTGCGGGGACGCGGACAAGGCGGACATGACGCGGCTGTGGCGCACTGCGGCGCTGGAGGCCGGCCATCCTCCGGAAGCGGTCGCGGCCACCGCCCGGCAGCATGTGTCGGCCGGGGTCGTGCAGGTGGGCGACTCGCACGAGGAGGCGCGGCAGGCACTGACCAAGGCGATGCCCGGCTGGCTGCAGGAAGGCCTGGGGCAGCACGTGACCGTGGACGGCCGGCCGCGCTCCATGCGGGACCCGCTCGCGTACACGGAACTGCTGTGCGAGCTGCACGCCGTGGGCTCGCCCCGGCTGTGCGCCGACCGCCTGGCGGCGACGGCCGAGCGTACCGGGATCGAACGGTTCGCGCTGCTGGTCGAGGGCACCGGCGAGCGGGACGGCACCCTGCGGAACGTCCAGCGGCTGGCCGAGGAGGTGCGGCCACTGCTCGCGTGA
- a CDS encoding STAS domain-containing protein, whose amino-acid sequence MHIRGDHAELVVGGRLDVRSAADARTVLHAAVDSGDGDLVLDLAELDSWDATGLGVIMGAHRRAGRCGRRLVLRRVPPQMRRLLVATRLHRILAIETAAPGASPAAGSRPGQPGILAKP is encoded by the coding sequence ATGCATATCAGGGGCGACCACGCCGAGCTGGTCGTCGGAGGTCGTCTCGACGTCCGCAGCGCGGCGGACGCCCGTACGGTCCTGCACGCAGCCGTCGACTCGGGCGACGGTGACCTCGTGCTGGACCTCGCCGAGCTCGACTCGTGGGACGCCACGGGGCTCGGGGTCATCATGGGCGCACACCGCCGCGCGGGACGCTGCGGCCGCAGACTCGTCCTGCGCAGGGTGCCCCCGCAGATGCGGCGCCTGCTGGTGGCCACCCGGCTGCACCGCATCCTGGCCATCGAGACCGCCGCGCCGGGCGCTTCCCCGGCTGCCGGATCCCGCCCCGGGCAGCCCGGTATCCTGGCGAAGCCATGA
- a CDS encoding ATP-binding protein, giving the protein MTMERHGSDRPAHGDEYPSTSGGTGGEQVRAVRLVADRYLVTVNPVDGSEVEPRPPGAEHDAPHKRALRDRPVQEATAAAALPPGSLLERDEERERLSRLLSRGRSVRLTGPAGSGRTALLDAVAEDVATLAPDGVVRLNGYRRTPSDLMYDLFAAVHSAPRYRPGKAELDSVLGGIGAVVLVDDLEFGGAALDDLLRVTPECAFLFTATPEVPAPAPGSGLEEVFLPGLSRTACLELLERAVHRQVTDGEADWAADLWFGSEGLPLRFVQAGALLRLQGSESVVADLPDDVALAPLLAAALSEAGREALRLALALGGELPHAEHLPALLGDPQAGDCQGELLAAGLLSPAGDHFKLAAGCAAELTEAGHAETATPYVLTAAQHYSWWAGQTTVTADRVALEADPLLSAVRGAQRTGSASAAVLLARTAAPVLAAGMRWSAWERVLRAGQEAARASGEVAEEAYFHHELGVLALAAGNPERARSELETALGLRGTLADQRGTVAGRRALALVTDQLSAPAAGAPGGDLAAGTPTPGTPRAAADATTTPVLSTAAAQQQPGATLVSPSDAAAEATPPVGRTASGSARHGAARGWRAFTSSKRNLAAAGAGALLAAVLGTVVTLGTVSDESPPDSVQPDSATSQDDEDNAPGDAPPGDGGRSGQPDQRPVAGRPSPGTGSPTSSRDAGKPGEEPSSPKSSSEAPDDPGSPHEPPSSPDDPPSSHRPPSSSPEDPPTSEDPSPTPSDDPTSEDPPKTPSGGADNTTTQTGGAPERSPSGSADASAPEPSAS; this is encoded by the coding sequence ATGACGATGGAACGGCACGGCAGCGACCGTCCCGCACACGGCGACGAGTATCCGTCCACCAGCGGTGGGACCGGCGGCGAGCAGGTCCGGGCCGTCCGGCTCGTCGCCGACCGGTACCTCGTGACGGTCAACCCGGTCGACGGCAGCGAGGTGGAACCCCGCCCGCCGGGCGCCGAGCACGACGCCCCGCACAAGCGCGCCCTCCGGGACCGTCCGGTCCAGGAGGCCACAGCCGCCGCGGCGCTGCCCCCCGGCAGCCTCCTGGAGCGCGACGAGGAGCGCGAACGGCTCTCCCGGCTGCTCTCCCGCGGCCGCTCGGTCCGGCTCACCGGGCCCGCCGGATCCGGGCGCACCGCCCTCCTCGACGCCGTCGCCGAGGACGTGGCCACCCTGGCGCCCGACGGAGTGGTCCGGCTCAACGGGTACCGCCGCACCCCCAGCGACCTGATGTACGACCTGTTCGCCGCGGTCCACAGCGCCCCCCGGTACCGCCCGGGGAAGGCCGAACTGGACAGCGTGCTGGGCGGGATCGGCGCCGTCGTGCTCGTCGACGACCTGGAGTTCGGCGGCGCGGCGCTCGACGACCTGCTGCGGGTCACCCCCGAGTGCGCCTTCCTGTTCACCGCCACGCCCGAGGTACCCGCACCCGCTCCCGGCTCCGGTCTCGAGGAGGTGTTCCTGCCCGGACTCAGCCGCACGGCCTGCCTGGAGCTGCTCGAGCGGGCCGTGCACCGCCAGGTCACCGACGGCGAGGCCGACTGGGCCGCCGACCTGTGGTTCGGCTCCGAGGGCCTGCCGCTGCGCTTCGTCCAGGCCGGCGCGCTGCTGCGGCTGCAGGGCAGCGAGAGCGTCGTCGCCGACCTGCCGGACGACGTGGCGCTCGCCCCGCTGCTGGCCGCGGCCCTCTCCGAGGCGGGGCGCGAGGCGCTGCGGCTGGCCCTCGCGCTCGGCGGTGAGCTGCCGCACGCCGAGCACCTGCCGGCGCTCCTCGGCGACCCACAGGCCGGGGACTGCCAGGGCGAACTGCTGGCCGCCGGACTGCTCAGCCCGGCGGGCGACCACTTCAAGCTCGCCGCGGGCTGCGCCGCCGAGCTGACCGAGGCCGGTCACGCCGAGACGGCCACCCCCTACGTCCTCACCGCCGCGCAGCACTACAGCTGGTGGGCCGGGCAGACCACCGTCACCGCCGACCGCGTCGCACTGGAGGCCGACCCGCTGCTCTCGGCCGTGCGCGGCGCGCAGCGCACGGGCAGCGCCAGCGCCGCCGTGCTGCTCGCCCGCACCGCGGCGCCGGTGCTGGCGGCGGGAATGCGCTGGAGCGCCTGGGAGCGGGTGCTGCGCGCCGGCCAGGAGGCGGCACGGGCTTCCGGAGAGGTCGCCGAGGAAGCCTATTTCCACCACGAGCTGGGCGTGCTGGCTCTTGCCGCGGGCAACCCCGAGCGGGCCCGCTCCGAACTGGAGACGGCACTGGGGCTGCGCGGCACCCTGGCCGACCAGCGGGGGACGGTCGCGGGCCGCAGGGCCCTCGCGCTGGTCACCGACCAGCTCTCGGCCCCGGCCGCCGGGGCGCCGGGCGGCGACCTCGCGGCCGGTACGCCGACGCCGGGCACACCGCGGGCCGCCGCGGACGCCACCACCACTCCGGTGCTCTCGACCGCCGCTGCCCAGCAGCAGCCGGGCGCGACACTCGTCTCCCCCTCGGACGCCGCGGCGGAGGCGACGCCGCCGGTCGGCCGCACCGCCTCCGGGAGCGCCCGGCACGGCGCGGCGCGCGGCTGGCGCGCCTTCACGAGCAGCAAGCGGAACCTGGCGGCGGCCGGTGCCGGCGCCCTGCTGGCGGCCGTGCTCGGCACCGTCGTCACCCTGGGCACCGTCTCCGACGAGAGCCCCCCGGACTCCGTGCAGCCGGACTCGGCGACCTCGCAGGACGACGAGGACAACGCCCCCGGCGACGCCCCGCCCGGCGACGGCGGCCGGAGCGGGCAGCCGGACCAGCGGCCCGTCGCGGGCCGGCCCTCGCCGGGCACGGGCAGCCCCACCTCCTCGCGGGACGCCGGGAAGCCGGGGGAGGAGCCCAGTTCCCCGAAGAGCTCCTCCGAAGCTCCCGACGACCCCGGCAGCCCGCACGAGCCGCCGTCGTCGCCGGACGATCCGCCCTCCTCGCACCGGCCCCCGTCCTCCTCGCCGGAGGACCCGCCCACCTCCGAGGACCCCTCGCCCACCCCCAGCGACGACCCGACCTCCGAGGACCCGCCGAAGACGCCCTCGGGCGGCGCGGACAACACCACGACGCAGACCGGCGGGGCACCGGAGCGGTCGCCCAGCGGCAGTGCGGATGCGAGCGCGCCCGAACCCTCGGCGTCCTGA
- a CDS encoding ABC transporter permease, translated as MSHSTRVLKSEWTKVRSVRSTVWTLATALLVSVGLGALICGVTASTFDDMSRSERVTFDATYTSFAGMGIGQLAMIAFGVLIVSAEYSTGMIRNSLAAVPQRGTFLWSKVLIAGALVLVVGMVTSFCAFFLGQALLGSHGVGIGDEGVLRAVVGGGLYMALIAMFAVGITFVLRSPLLAFAILMPFFFLISNILGNVEATKKVGQYLPDQAGTTVMAVVPDTLNRPYGPWEGLLIMVAWTAAALLAGFFVLKKRDA; from the coding sequence ATGAGCCACAGCACGCGGGTACTCAAGTCCGAGTGGACCAAGGTCCGCTCCGTCCGCTCCACCGTCTGGACACTGGCCACCGCGCTACTCGTCTCGGTCGGTCTCGGCGCCCTGATCTGCGGGGTGACCGCGTCCACCTTCGACGACATGTCCCGCTCGGAGCGGGTGACGTTCGACGCCACCTACACCAGCTTCGCCGGGATGGGCATCGGGCAGCTCGCGATGATCGCGTTCGGCGTGCTGATCGTCTCGGCCGAGTACAGCACCGGCATGATCCGCAACTCGCTGGCCGCGGTCCCGCAGCGGGGCACGTTCCTGTGGAGCAAGGTGCTGATCGCCGGGGCGCTGGTCCTCGTCGTCGGGATGGTCACCAGCTTCTGCGCGTTCTTCCTCGGCCAGGCGCTGCTCGGCTCGCACGGTGTGGGCATCGGCGACGAGGGCGTGCTGCGCGCCGTGGTCGGCGGCGGTCTCTACATGGCGCTGATCGCGATGTTCGCCGTGGGGATCACCTTCGTGCTGCGCAGCCCGCTGCTGGCGTTCGCGATCCTGATGCCGTTCTTCTTCCTGATCTCGAACATCCTGGGCAATGTCGAGGCGACCAAGAAGGTCGGGCAGTACCTCCCGGACCAGGCCGGGACGACGGTGATGGCCGTGGTGCCGGACACCCTGAACCGGCCGTACGGGCCGTGGGAAGGGCTGCTGATCATGGTGGCCTGGACGGCGGCCGCACTGCTGGCGGGCTTCTTCGTCCTCAAGAAGCGGGACGCCTGA
- a CDS encoding ABC transporter permease subunit, which produces MSIQQHDGQAAPGAPQQQAAQGNWPNGIAPYSSPIPMARTHLGHALVSEWTKIRTVRSTVWTLSVMFALVVGIGFLTALALSGDDYTGQPLLAGGLFGLMLGQICVITLGVLVVTSEYGTGMIRTTLTACPQRGRVLLAKAAVFFGLAFVTTTLACALTALINSALLGDQTRPSYVSAEDFSGSFEGGKVVASSGEWLGATVGAGLYVALLGLLSLAVGALLRHSAGAITTMLGVVLLPLVMALFMVGEALQDIRRMLLEYSPLNGLASLYRIPMSEDQDATGWPLLGGLAVVTLVVLAAAYALLNKRDV; this is translated from the coding sequence ATGAGCATCCAGCAGCACGACGGCCAGGCGGCTCCGGGCGCGCCGCAGCAGCAGGCGGCGCAGGGGAACTGGCCGAACGGGATCGCCCCCTACAGCTCGCCCATCCCGATGGCGCGCACCCACCTCGGCCACGCGCTGGTCTCGGAGTGGACGAAGATCCGCACCGTCCGCTCCACCGTGTGGACCCTCAGTGTGATGTTCGCACTCGTCGTCGGGATCGGTTTCCTGACGGCGCTGGCGCTGAGCGGTGACGACTACACCGGCCAGCCGCTGCTGGCCGGCGGCCTGTTCGGGCTGATGCTCGGGCAGATCTGCGTCATCACGCTCGGCGTGCTGGTGGTCACCTCGGAGTACGGCACCGGCATGATCCGTACCACCCTCACCGCCTGCCCGCAGCGCGGCAGGGTGCTGCTGGCCAAGGCGGCGGTCTTCTTCGGGCTGGCCTTCGTGACCACGACGCTGGCCTGTGCGCTCACCGCGCTGATCAACTCCGCGCTGCTGGGCGACCAGACCCGTCCCTCGTACGTGAGCGCCGAGGACTTCAGCGGGTCCTTCGAAGGAGGGAAGGTCGTCGCCTCGAGCGGCGAATGGCTGGGCGCCACGGTCGGCGCGGGCCTCTACGTGGCACTGCTGGGTCTGCTGTCGCTGGCGGTGGGCGCACTGCTGCGGCACTCCGCGGGCGCGATCACCACGATGCTGGGCGTGGTGCTGCTGCCGCTGGTGATGGCGCTGTTCATGGTGGGCGAGGCGCTCCAGGACATCCGCAGGATGCTGCTGGAGTACTCGCCCCTCAACGGGCTGGCCTCCCTCTACCGGATCCCGATGAGCGAGGACCAGGACGCGACCGGGTGGCCGCTGCTGGGCGGCTTGGCGGTCGTCACGCTGGTCGTGCTCGCGGCGGCCTACGCGCTGCTCAACAAGCGCGACGTGTAG
- a CDS encoding ABC transporter ATP-binding protein: MIEAYGLTKRYGAKTAVYNLSFQVRPGAVTGFLGPNGSGKSTTMRMILGLDTPTSGRVTVGGHTFRGLPNAPRQVGALLDAKAVHGGRSARNHLLSLAQLSGIPARRVDEVLGVVGLQDVGRKRSKGFSLGMGQRLGIAAALLGDPQVLLFDEPVNGLDPEGILWVRNLMRQLAAEGRTVFVSSHLMSEMAQTADHLVVIGRGQLMADMSVREFIEHNSIGFARVRTPDGEPEAREKLLTALQEAGGQAQPEEDGALRVTGLPLPRISDLAHGADVRLWELSPHQASLEEAYMRLTQGSVDYRSTADMRSGLQQPMGAPGAAGPGAVPPQAAAVPGMAAAPQMPPAPQGAPHPAPYGPPQQGAPMQPGAPAPQGPPPAVPPQPRAPEGGTLQMRAPQAPAGGPGTPNPYATDSPAPPVGDPPGTAPGSAKNEGEDA, translated from the coding sequence ATGATCGAGGCGTACGGCCTGACGAAGCGCTACGGCGCCAAGACGGCCGTCTACAACCTGTCCTTCCAGGTGCGGCCGGGGGCCGTGACCGGGTTCCTGGGGCCCAACGGCTCCGGGAAATCGACCACGATGCGCATGATCCTGGGGTTGGACACACCGACGTCCGGCCGGGTCACCGTGGGCGGCCACACCTTCCGCGGCCTGCCCAACGCCCCCCGCCAGGTCGGTGCGCTCCTCGACGCGAAGGCGGTGCACGGCGGGCGCAGCGCCCGCAACCATCTGCTCTCCCTCGCCCAGCTCTCCGGCATCCCGGCCCGCCGGGTGGACGAGGTGCTGGGCGTGGTGGGACTGCAGGACGTCGGCCGGAAGCGCTCCAAGGGCTTCTCGCTGGGCATGGGCCAGCGGCTGGGCATCGCCGCCGCGCTGCTCGGCGACCCGCAGGTGCTGCTCTTCGACGAGCCGGTCAACGGCCTGGACCCGGAGGGCATCCTGTGGGTCCGCAACCTGATGCGGCAGCTCGCCGCCGAGGGCCGGACGGTGTTCGTCTCCAGTCATCTGATGAGCGAGATGGCCCAGACCGCCGACCACCTCGTCGTCATCGGCCGCGGCCAGTTGATGGCCGACATGTCGGTGCGGGAGTTCATCGAGCACAACTCCATCGGTTTCGCGCGGGTGCGCACCCCCGACGGTGAGCCGGAAGCGCGGGAGAAGCTGCTGACGGCGCTGCAGGAGGCGGGCGGCCAGGCGCAGCCCGAGGAGGACGGGGCGCTGCGCGTCACCGGACTTCCGCTGCCCCGCATCAGCGATCTGGCGCACGGCGCCGACGTGCGGCTGTGGGAGCTGTCGCCGCACCAGGCGTCGCTGGAAGAGGCGTACATGCGCCTCACGCAGGGCTCGGTGGACTACCGCTCGACGGCCGACATGCGCTCCGGCCTGCAGCAGCCGATGGGCGCGCCGGGAGCGGCCGGCCCCGGCGCGGTGCCGCCGCAAGCGGCCGCGGTACCGGGAATGGCGGCGGCGCCGCAGATGCCGCCGGCGCCGCAGGGTGCCCCGCACCCCGCTCCGTACGGTCCCCCGCAGCAGGGCGCTCCGATGCAACCGGGCGCCCCCGCGCCGCAGGGCCCGCCGCCCGCGGTCCCGCCACAGCCGCGCGCCCCCGAGGGCGGCACGCTCCAGATGCGGGCGCCGCAGGCCCCGGCGGGCGGTCCGGGCACCCCGAATCCGTACGCGACCGACAGCCCCGCGCCCCCGGTCGGTGACCCGCCCGGCACCGCCCCCGGCAGCGCGAAGAACGAAGGCGAGGACGCCTGA
- a CDS encoding SCO5389 family protein yields the protein MSLDVPPALLDQAERGEVDEAAFVDCVRTSLPYAWEMVSSLVAQLKVDGGEFADNQTPPPDEQHRGQLLRALASDAIRGALERHFGVRLAFQNCHRVAVFPLDTSADDRLARFTSIRGQLLNQSPELRDC from the coding sequence ATGTCGCTCGACGTCCCACCTGCGCTTTTGGATCAGGCAGAGCGTGGCGAGGTGGATGAGGCGGCGTTCGTCGACTGCGTCCGCACTTCCCTCCCGTACGCGTGGGAGATGGTCAGTTCGCTCGTCGCGCAGTTGAAGGTGGACGGCGGGGAGTTCGCCGACAACCAGACGCCGCCCCCGGACGAGCAGCACCGTGGCCAGTTGCTCCGCGCGCTGGCCAGCGACGCGATCCGCGGTGCCCTGGAACGGCACTTCGGGGTGCGGCTCGCCTTCCAGAACTGCCACCGTGTGGCGGTCTTCCCGCTGGACACGTCGGCTGACGACCGGCTCGCCCGGTTCACCTCCATACGCGGGCAGCTCCTCAACCAGTCGCCGGAGCTGCGCGACTGCTGA
- the nucS gene encoding endonuclease NucS → MRLVIARCSVDYAGRLTAHLPAAPRLILVKADGSVSVHADDRAYKPLNWMSPPCTLKEGDDQRWTVENKAGEKLIITMEEILHDSSHELGTDPGLIKDGVEAHLQELLADRMETLGEGWSLIRREFPTAIGPVDILGRDSDGTTVAVEIKRRGEIDGVEQLTRYLELLNRDPHLAPVKGVFAAQEIKPQARVLAADRGISCVTLDYDGLRGIEDDKLRLF, encoded by the coding sequence ATGCGTCTCGTCATCGCCCGCTGCTCGGTCGACTACGCCGGCAGGCTCACCGCGCATCTGCCCGCCGCACCCAGGCTGATCCTGGTCAAGGCGGACGGCTCGGTGTCCGTCCATGCCGACGACCGCGCGTACAAGCCCCTCAACTGGATGTCTCCTCCGTGCACCCTCAAAGAGGGGGACGATCAGCGCTGGACGGTGGAGAACAAGGCGGGCGAGAAACTGATCATCACTATGGAGGAGATACTGCACGACTCCTCCCACGAACTGGGCACCGACCCGGGATTGATCAAGGATGGCGTGGAAGCACACCTCCAGGAACTTCTCGCCGACCGCATGGAGACGCTGGGCGAGGGCTGGTCCCTGATCCGCCGTGAGTTCCCCACCGCCATCGGGCCCGTCGACATCCTGGGCCGCGACAGTGACGGGACCACGGTCGCCGTGGAGATCAAGCGCCGCGGTGAGATCGACGGCGTGGAACAGCTCACCCGCTATCTGGAGCTGCTCAACCGCGACCCCCATCTCGCCCCCGTCAAGGGCGTCTTCGCCGCGCAGGAGATCAAGCCACAGGCCCGGGTGCTCGCCGCCGACCGCGGCATCTCCTGCGTCACCCTCGACTACGACGGTCTGCGCGGCATCGAGGACGACAAACTCCGGCTGTTCTGA
- a CDS encoding ATP-binding cassette domain-containing protein codes for MIELRDLTKRYGDKLAVDGLSFTVRPGTVTGFLGPNGAGKSTTMRMVLGLDEPTRGDVRIEGKRYPELREPLHSIGALLEAKGVHGGRRAHDHLLCLAQSNGIPERRVGEVLEMVGLQEVARKRPKGFSLGMGQRLGIAAALLGDPRILMFDEPVNGLDPEGIHWIRTLMQQLAREGRTVFVSSHLMSEMAQTAEHLVVIGQGKLLADTSMSQFIAENSRTHVRVRTPEPERMRDLLTEAGLRPVPGAEGALEVDDGDAPRIGELAAEHGVVLHELSTQRASLEEAFMRLTAQSVEYHAAAPGGAPAPPVPQEGTAPHPGGAQSPPGAAQPPGAWGEDWQQRPDRGRERKGRRG; via the coding sequence ATGATCGAGTTGCGGGATCTCACGAAGAGATACGGTGACAAGCTGGCCGTCGACGGACTCAGTTTCACCGTACGTCCCGGTACGGTCACCGGATTCCTGGGCCCGAACGGCGCGGGCAAGTCGACGACCATGCGCATGGTGCTGGGGCTCGACGAGCCGACGCGGGGCGACGTCCGGATCGAAGGGAAGCGCTACCCGGAGCTGCGCGAGCCGCTGCACAGCATCGGCGCGCTGCTGGAGGCCAAGGGGGTACACGGCGGGCGCCGGGCCCACGACCACCTGCTGTGCCTGGCCCAGTCCAACGGCATCCCCGAGCGCCGGGTCGGCGAGGTGCTGGAGATGGTGGGCCTGCAGGAAGTGGCACGCAAGCGGCCCAAGGGGTTCTCGCTGGGCATGGGGCAGCGGCTGGGCATCGCGGCGGCGCTGCTGGGCGACCCGCGCATCCTGATGTTCGACGAACCCGTCAACGGCCTGGATCCGGAAGGCATCCACTGGATCCGCACGCTGATGCAGCAACTGGCCCGGGAGGGCCGGACGGTGTTCGTCTCCAGCCATCTGATGAGCGAGATGGCCCAGACCGCCGAGCATCTGGTCGTCATCGGCCAGGGCAAGCTGCTGGCGGACACCTCGATGTCGCAGTTCATCGCCGAGAACTCGCGTACCCACGTACGGGTCCGCACTCCGGAGCCGGAGCGGATGCGGGACCTCCTCACCGAGGCCGGGCTGCGCCCGGTGCCGGGTGCGGAGGGCGCCCTGGAAGTGGACGACGGAGACGCGCCCCGGATCGGCGAACTGGCCGCCGAGCACGGCGTGGTGCTGCACGAGCTGAGCACCCAGCGGGCCTCCCTGGAGGAGGCGTTCATGCGGCTGACGGCCCAGAGTGTCGAATACCACGCCGCCGCACCCGGCGGCGCACCCGCCCCGCCGGTGCCGCAGGAGGGGACGGCGCCACATCCGGGCGGCGCGCAGAGCCCTCCGGGCGCGGCCCAGCCGCCCGGGGCGTGGGGCGAGGACTGGCAGCAGCGCCCGGACCGGGGCCGGGAGCGGAAGGGGCGCCGAGGATGA
- a CDS encoding ATP/GTP-binding protein, protein MSPRRNRSRSGAVKSAKAARTGSGTSAGGEREGRERFGLQRTEDWQGEEWAVRQISGGAAVKHYRCPGCDQEIPPGVPHVVVWPVEGDVADRRHWHRACWNARDRRSARLQRSRNAPRY, encoded by the coding sequence GTGTCCCCGCGTCGTAACCGCTCCCGCAGCGGCGCCGTCAAGTCAGCCAAGGCCGCCCGCACCGGATCCGGGACTTCCGCCGGCGGGGAGCGCGAGGGGCGGGAGCGGTTCGGACTGCAGCGCACGGAGGACTGGCAGGGCGAGGAGTGGGCCGTCCGGCAGATAAGCGGGGGCGCCGCGGTCAAGCACTACCGGTGCCCCGGCTGCGACCAGGAGATCCCGCCCGGTGTCCCGCATGTGGTCGTCTGGCCCGTGGAGGGTGATGTCGCCGACCGCCGGCACTGGCACCGCGCCTGCTGGAACGCACGGGACCGCCGGAGCGCCAGGCTCCAGCGGTCCCGCAACGCGCCGCGCTATTGA
- a CDS encoding cellulose-binding protein, giving the protein MSDTSSPFGFELVRRGYDRGQVDDRITKLVADRDSALARITSLEKRIEELHLETQNAQAQVNDSEPSYAGLGARVEKILRLAEEEAKDLREEARRAAEQHRELAEGAAQQVRNDAEAFAAERKAKAEEEGSGIVDKAKTEAASLRSEAEKDAQSKREEADSLFEDTRAKAAQAAADFETNLAKRREQSERDLASRQAKAEKRLAEIEHRAEQLRLEAEKLRTDAERRARQTVETAQRQAEDIVADANAKADRVRSESERELAALTNRRDSINAQLTNVREMLATLTGAAVAAAGQPGAEEATDEEAAGRSVPAQQSR; this is encoded by the coding sequence ATGAGCGACACTTCCTCCCCCTTCGGCTTCGAGCTCGTGCGGCGTGGCTACGACCGCGGGCAGGTGGACGACCGCATCACGAAGCTCGTCGCCGACCGTGACAGCGCCCTGGCCCGTATCACCTCTCTGGAAAAGCGCATCGAGGAGCTGCACCTCGAAACGCAGAACGCCCAGGCTCAGGTCAACGACTCGGAGCCGTCGTACGCCGGGCTGGGCGCCCGTGTCGAGAAGATCCTCCGACTCGCGGAGGAAGAGGCCAAGGACCTGCGTGAGGAGGCCCGTCGCGCCGCCGAGCAGCACCGCGAGCTCGCCGAGGGCGCCGCCCAGCAGGTGCGCAACGACGCCGAGGCGTTCGCCGCCGAGCGCAAGGCGAAGGCCGAGGAAGAGGGCTCGGGCATCGTCGACAAGGCGAAGACCGAGGCCGCCTCGCTGCGCAGCGAGGCCGAGAAGGACGCGCAGTCCAAGCGCGAGGAAGCCGACTCGCTCTTCGAGGACACCCGTGCCAAGGCGGCCCAGGCCGCTGCGGACTTCGAGACGAACCTCGCCAAGCGGCGCGAGCAGTCCGAGCGCGACCTCGCCTCCCGGCAGGCCAAGGCCGAGAAGCGGCTGGCCGAGATCGAGCACCGTGCCGAGCAGCTCCGGCTGGAGGCCGAGAAGCTGCGCACGGACGCGGAGCGGCGCGCCCGGCAGACCGTCGAGACCGCGCAGCGCCAGGCCGAGGACATCGTGGCGGACGCCAACGCGAAGGCCGACCGGGTGCGCAGCGAGTCCGAGCGCGAGCTGGCGGCCCTCACCAACCGCCGCGACAGCATCAACGCGCAGCTCACCAACGTGCGCGAGATGCTGGCCACGCTCACCGGCGCGGCCGTGGCGGCCGCGGGGCAGCCCGGCGCAGAGGAAGCCACCGACGAGGAGGCCGCGGGCCGCTCGGTGCCGGCTCAGCAGTCCCGCTGA